The following proteins come from a genomic window of Coriobacteriia bacterium:
- a CDS encoding type II toxin-antitoxin system VapC family toxin, producing MPDSPRPLVVDASVVVKWFVSAGESGTDTAAELLTEHADGAVRLVAPTLLAQEVFGVLTRGGRTAGSADEAIEAFCDVGVVLIAPTRELMLTAADLMRSHGVSALDSAYAGLAKTLDCELATADRKLARAVSGAVRVRRA from the coding sequence GTGCCCGATAGCCCCCGGCCCCTCGTGGTGGACGCGAGCGTTGTCGTGAAGTGGTTCGTATCGGCGGGCGAGTCCGGCACCGACACGGCGGCCGAGTTGCTGACCGAGCACGCCGATGGTGCAGTCCGTCTCGTTGCACCCACGTTGCTTGCTCAGGAAGTCTTCGGTGTCCTCACGCGAGGCGGGCGGACAGCGGGCTCCGCCGACGAGGCGATCGAGGCATTCTGCGATGTCGGTGTGGTGCTGATCGCGCCGACGCGCGAACTGATGCTGACGGCAGCCGATCTCATGCGAAGCCACGGGGTCTCCGCGCTCGACTCGGCGTACGCTGGTCTCGCGAAGACGCTCGACTGCGAGCTCGCTACGGCGGACCGCAAGCTCGCGCGAGCAGTCAGCGGAGCGGTCCGGGTGCGCAGGGCCTGA